A region from the Aegilops tauschii subsp. strangulata cultivar AL8/78 chromosome 5, Aet v6.0, whole genome shotgun sequence genome encodes:
- the LOC109779469 gene encoding uncharacterized protein — MIQELLGGTAMEQQQLKCAGNAANHHGSLPMVLQPISSNPSPTSSSTSSRSSTQRSPSAASSPQGQQGQQGPPGPEQAPLRCPRCNSSNTKFCYYNNYNLTQPRHFCKTCRRYWTKGGALRNVPIGGGCRKPRPMPAPVAKAQPSSCKSVLGMGVGGAPSLGLGMGVGGGMSWASAPQTATAQLMALLNSARAGYAGSNMHRLLGLDTMGQLQVLPGSANGGPGMSPSLWPQATHRPAMPPPPMHLDSHLGMGSLGLGQGQSHHNLLSGLELKPPSSSPSPSSLAASYYSDQLNAVVSNGGAGRPHPYDTQASSYPCSTAMCSLPPSASTVSAAQSSHSVGMDQQPPTMSLGSQEMQYWSGGPASMMAWPDLPTLNGAFP, encoded by the coding sequence ATGATCCAAGAACTCCTCGGAGGCACCGCcatggagcagcagcagctcaagTGCGCCGGCAACGCGGCGAACCACCACGGCTCGCTCCCCATGGTGCTGCAGCCCATCTCCTCCAACCCGTCCCCCAcgtcctcctccacctcctcgcgCTCCTCCACGCAGCGGTCGCCGTCGGCCGCGTCGTCGCCGCAGGGGCAGCAAGGGCAGCAGGGGCCGCCGGGGCCGGAGCAGGCGCCGCTGCGCTGCCCCCGGTGCAACTCCTCCAACACCAAGTTCTGCTACTACAACAACTACAACCTCACCCAGCCGCGCCACTTCTGCAAGACGTGCCGCCGCTACTGGACCAAGGGCGGCGCGCTCCGCAACGTCCCCATCGGCGGCGGCTGCCGCAAGCCGCGCCCCATGCCGGCGCCCGTCGCCAAGGCGCAGCCCTCCTCCTGCAAGTCCGTGCTCGGCATGGGCGTCGGCGGCGCGCCGTCCCTCGGTCTCGGCATGGGCGTGGGCGGCGGCATGTCCTGGGCCTCCGCGCCGCAGACCGCCACCGCGCAGCTCATGGCGCTGCTCAACAGCGCCAGGGCCGGCTACGCCGGCAGCAACATGCACCGGCTTCTCGGCCTGGACACCATGGGGCAGCTCCAGGTCCTGCCGGGGTCGGCCAACGGCGGGCCGGGCATGTCGCCGTCGCTGTGGCCGCAGGCCACGCACCGGCCGGCCATGCCTCCGCCACCAATGCACCTCGACTCGCACCTCGGCATGGGCTCGCTGGGGCTGGGCCAGGGCCAGAGCCACCACAATCTGCTGTCAGGGCTGGAGCTCAAGCCGCCATCGTCTTCACCGTCGCCATCTTCCCTCGCGGCGAGCTACTACAGCGACCAGCTGAACGCGGTGGTGAGCAACGGCGGCGCAGGGCGCCCGCACCCGTACGACACCCAGGCGTCGTCCTACCCTTGCAGCACCGCGATGTGCTCCCTCCCGCCGTCCGCGTCGACCGTCTCGGCGGCGCAGAGCAGCCACAGCGTGGGGATGGACCAGCAGCCACCCACCATGTCACTCGGCTCGCAGGAGATGCAGTACTGGAGCGGCGGCCCGGCCTCGATGATGGCATGGCCGGACTTGCCCACTCTCAACGGCGCCTTCCCATGA